DNA sequence from the Candidatus Tanganyikabacteria bacterium genome:
GTCTACAAGTCGGGTAGGCTACATCCGGAGGGCACCAGCATGCCGCGAATCGAAACATACGTGGTCGCCGTCAACACCTCAGGAAGTGCCGGCTCGGCGTCGGGCAACGCGGATAGCAAGGCCATCAATGGCTTTCTCCAGGCCATTTACCTGGACTTCGACCCCGGCGCGCCCGGCACCACCGATACGCTGGTGACCCTCAGGGACGGCGCCACACTGTTGACGCTGTCGAACACCGCGACCGACTCGTTCGTGCATCCTCGTGCGCGGCTGGTGGACAGCACCAATGCCGCGATCACCGATAAGCAGGATCGCTTCCCGATCAACGGCGAAGTAAACGTTGCCGTCGCGCAGTGCGATGCGCTCACGCCGGCCCTGACAGTCTACCTCTACGTCTGGGTGCCTTAGCGCGGCTGTTTCGCGGTTCTTGGCGGGAGGCCGGGTTCAACGGTTGGTCATTCCTGTGTCAACCGCGGCCGCGTGTAATGCCGGTTCTCAGCTCTTGACACCGCGCTCCCGCCTGGTGGCGGGTGGCTCAGCCTGCGTGGCGTCGGACGGGAAGACTGATCTGGGGGCCATACCGATGCTCCGCGACGCATGCTCCCGCCAACCATGCCCCATTTGACCAGAAGCAGGGCCTACGGCCGGTGGTCGCGTCACGATGAATTCACCCGGACACTGTCGCCAGGGTTTACAGGCTCGCCTCGGCGGAGGTAGGGTAGAACAAGGTTTCTACTCCGGCGATGACTTACGTCGAACTCCGCGCCAAGAGCGCGTTTTCCTTCCTGGACGGGGCCTCGGTCCCCGAGGAGCTGATCGCGCGGGCCAAGGAGCTGGGCTACCCCGCGCTGGCCCTCACCGACCGCGACGGCCTGTATGGCGCCCCGCGCTTCTACAAGGAGGCGCGCCATGCCGGCGTGCGGGCGCTGGTCGGGGCCGATCTGCTGGTCGTCGAGTCGTTCGAGGCGTTCCATGCGGCCGCGAAGAAGGCCCGGACGCCCGACGACGTGCCCGGCTCGCGCCTGGCGGTGCTGGTGACCGATCGGCCGGCCTACAAGCGGCTCTGCCGCCTGCTCACGCTCGCCAAGAGCCGCCTCACCAAGCCGCAGGCCACCGAGTTCGGCGCGCCGCTCACCTGGGAGGAGCTCGGTGCCGGCTGCGAGGGCCTGTTCGCGCTCGTTCCCCCCGACGGCGCCGGGCAGTACGAGCGGGCGGTCGCGGCCTTCGGCCCGCGGGACGTGGCCTTCGAGGTGCGCCGGCACCGGCAGCGCGAGGACGAGCGCCACAACCGGGCGGCTCTCGACGCGGCCCGGCGCCTGGGGGTGGACGTCGTGGCCACCAACGACGTGCGCTATGCCAGCCCCGACCGCGCCGCCCTGCACGACGTGCTGACCTGCATCCGCTACAAGACGACCCTCGAGGAGGCCGGCGAGCGCCGCCTGCCGCTCCACGCCGAGCGCTACCTGAAGGCGCCGCTCGAGATGGAGCGATTGTTCCGGGATCTCCCCGAGGCCCTGCGCGCCTCGCTGGCCATTGCCGAGCGCTGCGCCTTCACGCTCGAGGATCTGGGCTACCGCTTCCCCGACTACCCGCTCCCGCCGGGCAAGACGCCGATGGACCGGTTGCGCGACCTGGTGGCCGCCGGGTGCCCCCGTCGCTACCCCGACGGCGTCCCGCCGGCCGTCACGGCCCAGGTGGCGCGCGAACTGGCGCTCATCGAGAAGCTGGATCTGCCAGGCTACTTCCTGATCGTCGAGGACATCGTGCGCTTCTGCCGCGAGCGGGGGATCCTCGTGCAGGGGCGCGGCTCGGCCGCCAACAGCGTCGTCTGCTACGTCCTGGGCATCACGGCGGTGGATCCGGTGGCCCGGGGCCTGCTCTTCGAGCGCTTCCTGTCGGAGGATCGCGGCGAGTGGCCCGACATCGATCTGGACCTGCCCAGCGGCGACCTGCGCGAGGAGGCGATTCAGTACGTCTACCGGCGTTATGGGGCCCCGTCCGGCGCCGCCACGGATGGCGGCAAAAGCGCCGGATGGGGAACCGACAACACACCCAGCGGCGCGGCCATGACGGCCAACGTCATCACCTACCGCGGGCGCAGCGCCGTGCGCGACGTGGGCAAGGTCCTGGGTTTCGCGCCCGAGGTGCTCGATCGCGTCTCCAAGAGCTTCTTCCACCACGACATGGCGGATCGCGCGGCCACGCTGGCACGCCTGGAAGAGGCCGGCATCGACCCGCGCCACCCTCGCACGCTGCAACTGCTCGCCCTTACCAGCCAGATCCAGCACCTGCCCCGCCACCTGGGCCAGCATTCGGGCGGCATGGTGGTCTGCCAGGGCCGCCTCGACGAGGTGGTGCCGCTGGAGCCCGCCACCATGCCCGGCCGCACGGTCATCGTCTGGGACAAGGAGGATTGCGCCGATCTCGGCATCTTGAAAATAGACCTGCTGGGCCTGGGGATGATGGGCGTGCTCCAGGATGCCCAGCCCATGATCGCCCGCTACGAGGGCGTTGCGGTCGATTACGGCCGCCTGCCCGACGACGATCCGGCCATCTGGGACATGCTGTGCGAGGCCGACACGGTGGGCGTCTTCCAGGTGGAGAGCCGCGCCCAGATGAACATCCTGCCCAGGTTGCGGCCCCGCCGCTTCTACGACCTGGTCGTGTCCATCGGCCTCATCCGCCCGGGACCCATCACCGGCCAGATGGTGAGCCCGTTCATGGAGCGCCGGGCCGGCCGGCAGGAGGTTACCTACCCGCACCCCGACCTGGTGCCGGTCCTGGAGCGCACGCTGGGCGTGCCCATCTTCCAGGAGCAGGTGATGAAGATGTCGATGGTCATGGCCGGCTTCACCGGCGCCCAGGCCGAACGCGTGCGCCGCGCCATGGGCTTCAAGCGCAGCGTCGAGGCCATGAGCGACATCGAGCGCGAGTTGCGCGATGGCATGGCCGCCCGCGGCGTCACGGGGCCCATGGCCGACGAGGTGGTCAAGCACATCACGTCGTTCGCCCAGTACGGCTTCCCCGAGGCCCACAGCTTCAGCTTCGCGCTCATCGCGTACGCCACGGCCTACCTCAAGGCCCACCACCCCGAGGCCTTCCTGGCCTGCCTCCTCAACAACTGGCCGATGGGCTTCTACCACCCGTCCACGCTCATCCGCGACGCCCAGCGCCACGGGGTCGCGGTGCGCCCGGTGGACGTGACCCGCTCGGACTGGAACTGCACCCTGGAAGCGACGGGAGAGCCGGCATCGGAGCCCCTGGCGGGGCCGGCGCCGGCCTCCAAGCCCGGCCGGTCGCAGGGCCGCCTGGCCGTCCGCCTGGGCTTCCGCTACGTCCAGCACCTGCGCGAGGCCGCCGCCCAGGCGGTCTGCGCGGCCCGCGCCGAGCGACCGTTCGGTTCCCTGGCCGACTTCATGCGCCGCGTGCCGCTGCATGGCGACGAGGTCGAGCAACTGGCCGCCATCGGCGCCCTGGCGCCGCTGATGCCCCCCGGCACGGCCGGCGGGGGGCGGCGGGAGGCCCTCTGGCAGGTGCAGGGCCTGGCCGACTATCGCCGGGGCTTGCTGGCCGGGGCCGAACCCGCCGACGAGCCGTTCGAACTGGAGACCATGTCCCCCATGGAGGAACTGGTGGCCGACATCCGGGGGACGGGCGTCAGCACGGGCGAGCACCCCATGTCGTTCGCCCGCGACGACTTGCGCAGGAGGGGCATCCTGGCCGCCGCCGACCTGCCGGCCGTGCCGTCGGGGCAATGGGTGCAGGTGGGGGGCACGGTCATCGTCCGCAATCGCCCGCCCACCGCCAAGGGCATGCTCTTCCTCTCGCTCGAGGACGAGACAGGCCTGGTCAACGTGGTGTGCACGCCCGATGTCTACGATCGGCACCGCAGCGCTATCCTGACCTCGGGCGCCCTCGTGATCGGCGGGCGCCTGGAGCGCCGCGACGGGGTGACCAACATCCGGGCCGAGCAGGCCGAACCGCTGCGCACGTCCGGCTTCAAGGTCGTGAGCCGCGATTTCCGGTAGTGCCGGCGGTGACATTAATGACGGAAAGGGGGCGCCACCTCTCCTAGGATCGGTACAGCCATGGGCAGAGCCAACTTTCCGCCGGTCGGGATCCTACCGGGATTCTGGCCGGCCGCGATTTTGGTGAGCCTCGGGGCCGGCGGGCTGGGCTTCGCGGCGCCGGCCATGGCGCAAGGTACAGGATTCCCGGGCATCCCCGGCCATTCATCCGCCCAGCTCCCCTTCACCGGCTATGCCACCGGTTCGGCGGCCGCCGGGATGAAAGTGCGGGCCGTCGCCGAGGTGGGAAACGAGCCCACGATCGCCGGCGGGACAGGCGGAATCGACCGATTCAGGGACCAGATCGGCGCCGTTCCCCTGGTCAACACGCAGATCACCGGCCGCCTGCCCTTCGTGGAGCTGACGGTCGAGCAGGGGCTCACTCAGGGGATCGGCGTGCGGCTATCCGGCGAGATCAGCCAGGTGATCCGCGATCCCATCACCAACCCCGACCTCGAGGACGCCTTCCTGCAACGGCAGACCTGGCGCCTCGCGGGTGGGTCGGCGCAGCGCCCCCTTTTCGTGCCGCAACTCAAGGATGCCTTCATGGCGCTGGCCGATCCCGATCGCGGCGGCGGCCTGCAGATCGGCCAGTTCCGCGTGCCGTTCGGCTACCAGGGCTTCACCACGGCGTTTCCGCCGCTCGCCATCGCTCCCGAGGAGACGCCGATGTCCGACGTGCTGGGTAGCCTCGGCGCGGTGGACTACCAGCCGTCCACGCTGTCATGGCGCCACGACATCGGCGCCCTGGTCTTCGGCCGGTCGGGCGACTCCCGCTACTACTTCGGCGTACTAAACGGCAGCGGCCCCAACCGCCTGGACGACAACGCCGACAAGGATCTCTTCGCCCGCTTCGACTGGCAGACGAGCCCGACCGACCAGATCGGCGTGTCGGCCCTGGTCGGCAACGAACTGGGTTACCTGGGCGGCCTGGGCCCACGGCCGCTCGTGCCGCCGGTCAAGGTCTTCCGGCGCAACTACGGCGTGCACGCCCGGTTTGCCCTGTTTCGGCTCACCGTGCAGGCCGAGTGGGTCGAAGCGTTCGCCTATGGCACCGAATCCGGCAAGGACTTCGAGGCCGCCCCTCGCCGCGGCTGGTACGTGGACGTCGACGGCCCGCTTGGCGAAAGCGACCGCGTGTACGCCCTGTACGGCAACTTCGCCGATCCCCGCACGCCCGAGGGCCGGCCGTACCTCTCCCATCAGGTCGCCCTGGGCGCCGTCCACAAGTTCGCCGCCGGCCTCAACTGGCGCT
Encoded proteins:
- a CDS encoding error-prone DNA polymerase codes for the protein MTYVELRAKSAFSFLDGASVPEELIARAKELGYPALALTDRDGLYGAPRFYKEARHAGVRALVGADLLVVESFEAFHAAAKKARTPDDVPGSRLAVLVTDRPAYKRLCRLLTLAKSRLTKPQATEFGAPLTWEELGAGCEGLFALVPPDGAGQYERAVAAFGPRDVAFEVRRHRQREDERHNRAALDAARRLGVDVVATNDVRYASPDRAALHDVLTCIRYKTTLEEAGERRLPLHAERYLKAPLEMERLFRDLPEALRASLAIAERCAFTLEDLGYRFPDYPLPPGKTPMDRLRDLVAAGCPRRYPDGVPPAVTAQVARELALIEKLDLPGYFLIVEDIVRFCRERGILVQGRGSAANSVVCYVLGITAVDPVARGLLFERFLSEDRGEWPDIDLDLPSGDLREEAIQYVYRRYGAPSGAATDGGKSAGWGTDNTPSGAAMTANVITYRGRSAVRDVGKVLGFAPEVLDRVSKSFFHHDMADRAATLARLEEAGIDPRHPRTLQLLALTSQIQHLPRHLGQHSGGMVVCQGRLDEVVPLEPATMPGRTVIVWDKEDCADLGILKIDLLGLGMMGVLQDAQPMIARYEGVAVDYGRLPDDDPAIWDMLCEADTVGVFQVESRAQMNILPRLRPRRFYDLVVSIGLIRPGPITGQMVSPFMERRAGRQEVTYPHPDLVPVLERTLGVPIFQEQVMKMSMVMAGFTGAQAERVRRAMGFKRSVEAMSDIERELRDGMAARGVTGPMADEVVKHITSFAQYGFPEAHSFSFALIAYATAYLKAHHPEAFLACLLNNWPMGFYHPSTLIRDAQRHGVAVRPVDVTRSDWNCTLEATGEPASEPLAGPAPASKPGRSQGRLAVRLGFRYVQHLREAAAQAVCAARAERPFGSLADFMRRVPLHGDEVEQLAAIGALAPLMPPGTAGGGRREALWQVQGLADYRRGLLAGAEPADEPFELETMSPMEELVADIRGTGVSTGEHPMSFARDDLRRRGILAAADLPAVPSGQWVQVGGTVIVRNRPPTAKGMLFLSLEDETGLVNVVCTPDVYDRHRSAILTSGALVIGGRLERRDGVTNIRAEQAEPLRTSGFKVVSRDFR